ACAGGGTCAAACTGAGAAGGGCGATTTACAAGAGTTGGGGGGTTTGACACTTTAAGGGAAAGGTTTAACAACAACATCAAATCAAGCTATggattgaaatgaaaacttaaCATAAATTTAGTTGTGCAATAGTATGAagattaggagattaaacccaacaacaaaaaagagaaaaaagcaAAGTGAGACCTCTATTGGATTGAATATGCCTTGATGATATTTTGAGaagcaaaaaaggaaaatgttgGGGAAGCTGATGGCTTACAAGATTAAGAACAGAAGCAGAGCCCCAGCTACAAGTTCCATAGTCACATTTCTGAGGAGGCCACCAATCAATTGTGGCACAGACAAAGTCATCATCTATAAAACCAATAGCAGCTGTTCCATTGACAAAAAGGGTTCCTTCAGTGCTCTGTGAAGCCACAGAGATTGATGACTTGTGGCTGTGAGTTGTCATGTACACCCAATAGCAAAGCAATGATAGAATCACCAGAGAACGCATTATTTCACACATgcaaccaagaaaaaaaaataacaaaaaaatcctGCGCTCTCTCTGTGTCCCTGTATTGGTTTGTGATGAGGAGGCCTTGCAAGTTCTGCAGGCTTGGTTTTAATGGTGGGATTGGATTTGCATTGATTGTAAATTTGTAAAGTTGGTAGAGACAGAGAGTGGATAGGTACTATAAAGGATGGGAAGATACTACTGGGGAAGCTTGTGAGTGAGTGAGGCACTCATTTTCGCTTTCAATAAagttactttaattagtcTATGAAgcataaaagataaaagaaaaaacaattaaacaaaactcaaggtattaaatatttattttggcGAAGATATCAAGAGAGTCTGAAAATAcagaaatatttgaaaagTTTGAGTAAATTGTGTTTAAAGGAAAGTATTAAGGAAATTTCgttgaacaaaaaaacaaagaaaataaattttggaaGATATTGGAAGCATCACGTCATCACCAAACCCACCAAAGGAGGGATAAATTTTTGTGTGGTAAAAACCAGCAACAGCGGCAAGGGTCTCTTTCTAGTCGCTTTTGACGGCTCTTATATAAAAACCAATCAATTATGCAACAATGCCGATGGGATGTAGCCGAGTGAAAGTGGATCTTAATTTGCAAATAAGtggtttcaagtttgaattttatgGTATCTTAATAATGTGTGTAAAaactctcttctctctttctaacTTGggcaaaaatataaaacaatcATGCAACAATTTTTCCAGCCATTTCATATGAATATTCAATAGCTCTAATTACAAGCTACTTTCAGAATCAATTATGAGATGCTTTTCAGTTTGAGATCAAATAGGCAACCAAGGCAGGTGAATCTCTATTGCGTTTGGTACACTTCTGGGGAGGTAGGTCCTCCCTCCTCCAATCTTTAGGCACAACCTGGGTAAACCTTCATTTGGTCAAAAGCTCTAACAATGATAGGATATAGGAGTTTGTTATAGAATAACAAGGTCCCATCTAAATGAACCCCTTTCTATACGACAGGACTTTTAACGCCCGACGAAAATGAAAAGTAATTAATTTGAGTTTGGGATAGGGTTAAGCTTCAAGGTTGGTTTGGGATCCATTGTCTACGACGGGCCTAAAGGTCTGAGGTCTATGTTTTTAGGCCCAGATTGGGATCATGTGTCTAGGGTTTGGGGTTTCAAGTTTAGAATTCACGGTTTGGAGTTGGGATATTCTATACGGTTTGGGAGCCATGACGTCCTAAAACAAGAGTGAAAtcaaaaggagaaaatttCACCTGACGAAATGCATAATTATTTCTTTGAGACGTGAATAACTTCTCCTTATCATGTTGCATTGGTGAGATTAATGTATTCTTacgttttctttctttctatacAATGCCGCATTTATATTTTACCAATGCATGTGGCCTAATTACCGCACATTTGtcattaaatcaaataattacCTTACATTTCTTTTATCATCCATTAGATTAGAGTGCTACTATTTCCACCCTCTATCATATTCTCTCACTCATCTTATCTTCTCACTtaccatgtaaatttgaaaaaacacaaacgtatctttccacccaccattattcctaaaaaACCCTTTAATAATTCAAGCAAATTTTCTTTGCTAATCATTAGTAATTGAGATATGAAGAGgatcaaacaaattaaacagaCTATGTTAAATGGATTGGGCTTTTAGGTAGTGTGTCTCCTTACCTAAATAAAACAGAttatttactctttttttattttttattttaggaaAGAGAATTTGCTTGATCCTCACCATATCTCAACTACTAATGATTAGTAAAGAGAATTTGCTTGAATGGTATTTTAGAAATAATAGTGGATAGAAAGataaaattgtgttttttcaaatttaattacatgGTGGGTGGGGAAATAGGCACGGTGAAACAACACTCCACTCCTTATAAATTGGGTCAGTTTGTAACTTTTTCATCATTCAACAGGGCCggagagaaaaaagaacattCTACTGTTTGTCTTCAACCCAATGGCAACTACCATGAACTTAGTCTGCGTTGTTTTCCTTTGCAGTCTCATTGTAGGAGGTAAAGTTTCATCTCTATATTTGTGTAGTTATTTTAtgccatttcaatttttttttttttgggggcaAATTATACTTACTGACTTACGTGTTTCTTGATATATTGCAGGCAACTGTCAACCTTGCACTGaacaaaatcttaaaattaCACAGTCAAAAACCGGGAAAATGGTGCAAAATAAGCCAGAGTGGAATGTGAAAATCACGAATGATTGCCCGTGTTCTCAACTGGATGTTAAGCTAAGCTGCGATGCATTTCAAACTGTGGAAGACATTGACTCTTCAATCTTGAGCAAATCTGGCAGCGAGTGTCTAGTAAATAATGGTCAACCTATCTATCCTAATAcggatttcaatttcaactatgCTTGGGACAATTCGTTTTCTTTCAAGCCAGTCCACTCCCAAGTTGGTTGTTCTTGAAAATGATGTTTGTTTGAAgagttttggatttggatggttttgtttcAGTTTAATTTCTATGAAAAATAAGTGCCTGAATTTGGGCAACAATATAATGTAACTTAAAATGTAGGGAGTTGATTTTCTAACAAGAGTGTAACTGGACCCGATCCAGGTTATGAGAATTGGGTCCGATATCACTTACTTAAATATAATGTATTTCGTAAAgaacccactagtgtagtggtttggagtaattACTCTCCCATGCAAGATCTTGGATTCAACTTCTAACATTCATATTGTGTGTATAAGTTTAGTGTATTATCGTCCCTCTCAATAGGATGTCCTAAAAGaatataatgtatttaaaacaaaatcgAAATAACTATATACAATGGAATattatgaatttgaaatttattaatCCCAGAGTATTATTTGAGTTGAAACGAATGCTAACAATATACtcaaacaattgaaaatgaattaGTGGTTTTTTGTCCAAAAGTAATTGTCTCCACTTATTTGTAAGAGGTCTCAGGTTCGACtcatatgaataaaaaaataatacatatttATGGTGAAGTCGATATCTAATTGTGGTTACCACATCATTCCATTGCATTGACTAGATTCATGTATACCTACATCTTCTTTCTATACAATGACTTACCATTTGTATCCATTTGCTGTAATATACCCTCTATATCAGATATGgtttgacaaaaagaaaattacatattCATGCATTTATTTTCTCacctttttattataaaacaaGCCCTTATAAATTGGGTTTGATTTATGTAACCTTTCCATCAAACATCAAGGTCAggcaagaaaaaggaaagaacatTTTGGTGTTTGTCTCCAAACTAATGGCAACTATTGTGAGGTTTCTCtgattggttttcttttgcagTCTCATTGTAGGAGGTAAAGTTTCGCTATTCCTTATCGGTCTTGCTCTCATAGCATGACCTAATAATTGGTAGTGTCTTGTGTAGTTTATGCATTATATTGTTGTTTAATCATAATCGTGTGGGTTCTTTTAGATTAATATAACATTTAGTTGATAATTAAGATTGGTCTCACTTAGTAGAAATGGACTTAGCCAAGTTGGCTAGACGGATGTGTTTCCAATTCTGCACCCGAGTTCGAATTCTcctctctaaaccctaaaccatgtTGATCAAACTTGGTAACGTGTGTCTTGTCAATAATGGCGGACCTATCGATACTCATGCTAATTTTAGTTTCACCTATGCTTGGGATAATTCGTTTCCTTTTAAGCCAATCTACTCTCATGCTGGCTGTTTTTCAAGGAAAAttattgtttgaaattttggatttggatgaTTTAGTATCCTTTATAATGAATAAGAAGAGCTCAATTTTGTGATACAAGTGAGTaatattctcttttttaaaCATGTTATAGTATCAGATTATTAATTTGCATTCACGTATTCAAACTTAAAACTTGTTTCAGTATCAGAAAGAGAATATCAATCTTGACactataacatatatataaataaataaaaaccaatttatatatgtttgaatATCAATCTGCATTCATGTATGCTTGGCATTGAGTTGCTTATCATTGGCCTTATGTTCGAATTCTCATAGCATcttgatagtgtgtgtgagagagaaaaactcTCATTTCTAACTTAACTAACATGATATTGTCCAACCAATGATGAACAATGTAgataataaattttgttttcatgaaCAAGGGGGGATAAACCCCACAAACAGAAATGtagataattattttaatttctctaTCTGGTGGAAATCACAATAACACATGGTATCATGTATTAATCATGCTTTTGGAAGTTTTTCTCATCGATCTCTCCTTTTAATGCAATTTTAGAAGCCATTTCTAAATTTCAGTATCTTAAAGgtattttcaaaaagaaaatatcaatcCTAACCCAAATCCTGAAACaaacccccaaaa
The window above is part of the Prunus dulcis chromosome 1, ALMONDv2, whole genome shotgun sequence genome. Proteins encoded here:
- the LOC117619321 gene encoding TPD1 protein homolog 1-like, with protein sequence MATTMNLVCVVFLCSLIVGGNCQPCTEQNLKITQSKTGKMVQNKPEWNVKITNDCPCSQLDVKLSCDAFQTVEDIDSSILSKSGSECLVNNGQPIYPNTDFNFNYAWDNSFSFKPVHSQVGCS